The following are encoded together in the Acidovorax sp. KKS102 genome:
- a CDS encoding class I SAM-dependent methyltransferase translates to MPTTPSTIHWTHQGQPRQALWRSESGAAAPRRVETADDTLAADTAYRMACEGTGLLWQGDFQNARHLLQALMRRADKKPRKAAAKASQKLAAATPAEAFHLHRQAQAQRARVLASVLIPLEGDYSIALRRAPDWRQACTEAWGPATGERSVATLRELLGLVGAHEWRKKGVEIPALGAPPLNRIHPHYGVFSPVRGEYVGLVAAAPLPSKALAFDIGVGTGVLSAVLARRGVQRVVATDQDPRALACARDNLQRLQLLDRVELLQADLFPPGRAPLVVCNPPWVPARANSPIEHAVYDEGSRMLKGFLAGLSAHLEPGGEGWLILSDLAEHLGLRPREQLLAWIAEAGLVVRGRHDVKPGHAKAADAQDALHAARAAEVTSLWRLAAA, encoded by the coding sequence ATGCCCACAACTCCTTCCACCATCCACTGGACCCACCAGGGCCAGCCCCGGCAAGCCCTGTGGCGCTCCGAAAGTGGCGCTGCGGCACCACGCAGGGTGGAGACGGCCGACGACACGTTGGCCGCCGACACCGCCTACCGCATGGCCTGCGAGGGCACGGGGTTGTTGTGGCAGGGCGATTTTCAGAACGCGCGGCACCTGCTGCAGGCGCTGATGCGCCGGGCTGACAAGAAGCCGCGCAAGGCGGCGGCAAAAGCGTCCCAGAAGCTCGCGGCGGCGACCCCGGCCGAGGCGTTTCACCTGCACCGCCAGGCGCAGGCTCAGCGCGCGCGGGTGCTGGCGTCGGTGCTGATCCCGCTCGAAGGCGACTACAGCATTGCGCTGCGCCGCGCCCCGGACTGGCGCCAGGCCTGTACCGAGGCCTGGGGGCCAGCGACCGGCGAGCGCTCGGTGGCCACGCTGCGTGAGCTGCTGGGGCTGGTGGGCGCGCACGAGTGGCGCAAGAAAGGGGTCGAAATCCCTGCGCTGGGTGCCCCGCCGCTCAACCGCATCCACCCGCACTATGGGGTGTTCTCTCCGGTGCGGGGCGAATACGTGGGCTTGGTGGCCGCAGCCCCGCTGCCCAGCAAGGCGCTGGCGTTCGACATTGGCGTGGGCACGGGGGTGTTGTCTGCCGTGCTGGCGCGCCGGGGTGTGCAAAGGGTGGTCGCGACTGACCAGGACCCGCGCGCTCTGGCCTGTGCGCGCGACAACCTGCAACGCCTGCAACTGCTGGACCGTGTGGAGCTGCTGCAAGCGGACCTGTTTCCACCGGGCCGTGCGCCGCTGGTGGTGTGCAACCCCCCGTGGGTGCCAGCGCGCGCCAACTCCCCCATCGAACACGCCGTGTACGACGAAGGCAGCCGCATGCTCAAGGGCTTTCTGGCGGGTTTGTCGGCCCACCTGGAGCCCGGCGGCGAGGGCTGGTTGATCCTGTCGGACCTGGCAGAACACCTGGGCCTGCGCCCGCGCGAGCAACTGCTGGCGTGGATTGCCGAGGCGGGCTTGGTGGTGCGTGGCCGCCATGACGTCAAGCCGGGGCATGCCAAGGCCGCCGACGCCCAGGATGCTCTGCACGCTGCGCGTGCGGCCGAGGTCACGTCCCTGTGGCGGTTGGCTGCGGCCTGA
- a CDS encoding response regulator transcription factor, whose protein sequence is MTARLLLVDDHTLFRTGLRLIVQDHPSVGSIAEAGSIADACALQQADTDLVLLDIQLPGISGLDGLRLLRQACPKARIVLVSASVAPDAIHEARARGADGFLPKSASAEDILEAISCALSGQPCFPINSGNSATVRGPDTPSLTARQLDVLSLLCSGRPNKVIARDLGLSENTVRVHVAAIFAQLGVNSRSAALLAAQRLGLSTPQLHDPL, encoded by the coding sequence ATGACTGCCCGTCTTTTGCTCGTGGATGACCACACCTTGTTCCGCACGGGGCTGCGCCTGATCGTGCAAGACCATCCCAGCGTGGGCAGCATTGCCGAGGCCGGCTCGATCGCCGATGCTTGCGCACTGCAGCAGGCCGACACGGATCTGGTGCTGCTGGACATCCAGTTGCCAGGCATAAGCGGACTGGACGGGCTGCGGCTGCTGCGGCAGGCCTGCCCCAAGGCGCGCATCGTGCTGGTGTCCGCCAGCGTGGCGCCCGATGCGATTCACGAAGCGCGTGCGCGTGGTGCAGATGGCTTTCTGCCCAAGTCTGCAAGCGCCGAGGACATCCTGGAGGCCATCAGCTGTGCGCTGTCTGGCCAGCCGTGTTTTCCGATCAACAGCGGCAACAGCGCCACGGTGCGCGGACCCGACACGCCGTCGCTCACGGCGCGGCAGCTGGATGTGCTGTCGCTGCTGTGCTCCGGCCGGCCCAACAAAGTGATCGCCCGCGACCTGGGACTGAGCGAGAACACGGTGCGTGTGCATGTGGCGGCCATCTTTGCGCAGCTGGGCGTCAACAGCCGCAGCGCTGCGCTGCTGGCAGCCCAGCGCCTGGGCCTGTCAACCCCGCAGCTCCATGACCCCCTCTGA
- a CDS encoding GNAT family N-acetyltransferase, translating to MSSIQVRPATLRDAKAIAQIHTVSAQEAYKGLVPDEQLKSMSSVEKRQAYWREAIEYCEPQVQVAVDGEKIVGFVGYDRSRDEKSRPTTGEIWAIYAAPTHWNQGVGLALWDAARDGLQEEGCTNVTAWVPLRNERALRFHELAGFKRELSTAKTAVIGGVKIEEVRLKRPINA from the coding sequence ATGTCAAGTATCCAGGTTCGTCCCGCTACGCTTCGCGATGCCAAAGCCATTGCCCAGATCCACACTGTCTCTGCCCAAGAGGCTTACAAAGGACTGGTGCCAGACGAGCAGTTGAAATCCATGTCTTCGGTCGAAAAGCGCCAGGCCTACTGGCGCGAGGCCATTGAATATTGCGAGCCCCAGGTTCAGGTGGCGGTCGACGGCGAGAAGATCGTCGGCTTTGTGGGCTACGACCGCTCGCGCGATGAAAAGTCCCGCCCCACCACCGGTGAGATCTGGGCCATCTACGCCGCCCCCACCCATTGGAACCAGGGCGTAGGCCTGGCCCTGTGGGACGCCGCCCGCGACGGCCTCCAAGAAGAAGGCTGCACCAATGTCACCGCATGGGTGCCGCTGCGCAACGAGCGCGCACTGCGCTTTCACGAGCTGGCCGGCTTCAAGCGCGAGCTGTCCACAGCCAAGACGGCCGTGATCGGTGGCGTGAAGATTGAAGAAGTCCGCCTAAAGCGCCCGATCAACGCATAA